A stretch of the Flavobacterium sp. 5 genome encodes the following:
- the metG gene encoding methionine--tRNA ligase has protein sequence MIQNPERYTITAALPYTNGPIHIGHLAGVYVPADIYSRYLRLQNRDVLFICGSDEHGVAISMKAKKEGITPQEVIDKYDGIIRKSFSDFGIAFDNYSRTSAQIHHDTAQEFFKKLYDNGDFIEEVTEQLYDAKADQFLADRFVTGTCPKCDNPEAYGDQCEKCGSTLNATDLINPKSTITGETPIMKETKHWFLPLDRYSDFLSEWILVGHKNDWKPNVYGQVKSWIDGGLEPRAVTRDLDWGIDVPVEGAEGKKLYVWFDAPIGYISSTKEWAQREGKDWTPYWKDKGTKLVHFIGKDNIVFHCVIFPAMLKAEGSYILPDNVPANEFLNLEGNKLSTSKNWAVWLHEYLEEFPNQQDVLRYALTSNAPETKDNDFTWKDFQARNNNELVAIFGNFINRVVVLTNKYYNGVVPQPNEFSEVDEATLTELKAYPAVISSSVERYRFREALGEMMNVARLGNKYLADEEPWKMIKTDEERTKTQMYVALQIAGALSVLCEPFLPFTANKLSRILKTENSINWNSVAETSDLIVTGHQIGEAELLFSKIEDEEIQKQIEKLEATKTANIAENKKAEPQKDLIQFEDFAKMDIRVGTILEAEKMPKANKLLVLKVDTGIDVRTIVSGIAESFKPEDIIGKRVSVLVNLAPRALRGVESQGMILMTTNAEGKLVFINPDADGVANGETIN, from the coding sequence ATGATACAGAATCCAGAAAGATATACGATTACGGCGGCATTGCCTTATACTAACGGACCGATACACATTGGGCATTTGGCGGGGGTTTACGTTCCTGCTGATATCTATTCGCGTTACTTGCGTTTGCAAAATCGCGATGTTTTGTTCATTTGCGGAAGCGACGAACATGGTGTGGCTATTTCGATGAAAGCCAAGAAAGAAGGCATTACACCGCAGGAAGTAATCGATAAATATGACGGAATTATTAGAAAATCATTCTCGGATTTTGGAATTGCATTTGACAATTACTCCAGAACTTCGGCTCAGATTCATCATGATACGGCTCAGGAGTTCTTTAAAAAATTATACGACAACGGTGATTTTATCGAAGAGGTAACCGAGCAATTGTATGATGCGAAAGCGGATCAATTTTTGGCAGATCGATTTGTAACTGGTACTTGTCCGAAATGTGATAATCCAGAAGCGTATGGTGATCAATGTGAAAAATGTGGTTCGACACTAAATGCTACTGACTTAATTAACCCAAAATCGACTATTACGGGAGAAACTCCGATCATGAAAGAAACGAAACACTGGTTTTTGCCTTTGGATCGTTATTCGGATTTTTTGAGTGAATGGATTTTGGTTGGACATAAAAATGACTGGAAACCGAATGTTTACGGTCAGGTAAAATCTTGGATTGATGGTGGTCTTGAACCTCGTGCGGTAACGCGTGACCTTGATTGGGGAATTGATGTTCCGGTTGAAGGTGCCGAAGGAAAAAAATTATATGTGTGGTTTGATGCTCCTATTGGTTACATTTCATCTACCAAAGAATGGGCTCAAAGAGAAGGAAAAGACTGGACGCCATACTGGAAAGATAAAGGAACGAAACTGGTTCACTTTATTGGGAAAGATAATATTGTTTTTCACTGTGTGATTTTCCCTGCGATGCTAAAAGCGGAAGGAAGCTATATTTTGCCAGACAATGTGCCTGCGAATGAGTTCTTGAACTTGGAAGGAAATAAATTATCTACGTCTAAAAACTGGGCGGTTTGGCTGCACGAATATTTGGAAGAGTTTCCGAATCAACAAGATGTTTTGCGTTATGCATTGACATCTAACGCTCCAGAAACTAAGGATAATGATTTTACCTGGAAAGATTTTCAGGCGAGAAATAACAATGAATTGGTGGCTATTTTTGGAAACTTCATCAACCGTGTGGTAGTGTTAACCAATAAATATTATAACGGAGTTGTTCCTCAACCAAATGAATTTTCAGAGGTTGATGAGGCTACTTTGACGGAATTGAAAGCATATCCTGCTGTAATTTCGAGTTCTGTTGAAAGATACCGTTTCCGTGAAGCGCTTGGCGAAATGATGAATGTTGCCCGCCTTGGAAACAAATACCTAGCCGATGAAGAGCCTTGGAAAATGATTAAAACGGATGAAGAGCGTACTAAAACTCAGATGTATGTTGCCTTGCAGATAGCTGGTGCTTTGAGTGTTTTATGTGAGCCGTTTTTGCCTTTTACAGCAAATAAATTGAGCCGTATTTTAAAAACGGAAAATTCAATTAATTGGAATTCTGTTGCTGAAACATCTGATTTAATTGTAACCGGACACCAAATTGGTGAAGCCGAATTGCTTTTTTCTAAAATTGAAGATGAAGAGATTCAGAAACAAATAGAAAAACTGGAAGCTACCAAAACGGCTAATATTGCCGAGAACAAAAAAGCAGAACCTCAGAAAGATTTGATTCAGTTTGAAGATTTTGCCAAAATGGATATCCGTGTAGGAACTATCCTTGAGGCTGAAAAAATGCCGAAAGCAAACAAACTTTTGGTTCTAAAAGTTGATACTGGAATTGATGTCCGCACGATTGTTTCGGGAATTGCAGAGAGTTTTAAACCTGAAGATATTATTGGAAAACGTGTTTCTGTTTTAGTAAACTTAGCTCCAAGAGCATTACGTGGTGTTGAAAGCCAGGGAATGATTTTGATGACGACGAATGCCGAAGGAAAATTGGTTTTTATCAATCCTGATGCTGATGGCGTTGCAAATGGTGAAACGATAAATTAA
- a CDS encoding DUF4375 domain-containing protein produces MEFGKIIISETAANSENLQDVINSNISVINLMREEKIDDDLIHEDAMMSYYLDYYTSQCTEGNFAQFVYNSRWNTELNELIEEGLQLLGAEKHLELFQQQCKKVKLMSSVKREKFFKGKLEGVNPIRDLLNNDTFFEIEENLVALNANFLKSHPDTEVLSVDEMFAVLEEFVGHEIKKE; encoded by the coding sequence ATGGAATTCGGAAAAATCATAATCTCAGAAACCGCGGCGAATAGTGAGAACCTACAAGACGTTATCAACTCTAATATTTCGGTAATTAACTTAATGCGTGAGGAAAAAATTGACGATGATTTGATTCATGAAGACGCCATGATGAGTTATTATTTAGATTATTACACGTCTCAATGTACCGAAGGAAATTTTGCTCAATTTGTATATAATTCCCGTTGGAATACAGAATTGAATGAACTTATTGAAGAAGGCTTGCAATTGCTTGGCGCCGAAAAACATTTAGAATTATTTCAACAACAATGCAAAAAAGTTAAACTGATGAGCAGTGTCAAGCGAGAGAAATTCTTCAAAGGTAAACTAGAAGGGGTGAATCCAATTAGAGACTTACTGAACAATGATACTTTTTTTGAAATAGAAGAAAACCTTGTTGCATTAAATGCCAATTTCTTAAAGTCCCATCCAGATACCGAAGTTCTTTCTGTAGACGAAATGTTTGCTGTCTTGGAAGAATTTGTGGGACACGAGATTAAAAAGGAGTAA
- a CDS encoding lipocalin family protein, whose translation MKTRSILYALALSIGLFTSSCSNNNDENEGDTIAPIEGKWSIVKVGTNVNGVETLTDPPQNASGCNHDYINLKIDNTLVSGDYDSTVSQCALTTTSGTYSRSSDKLTLVVNGTSTTYDIVNLTLTDLKLRNGNAISVYIR comes from the coding sequence ATGAAAACTAGAAGTATATTATATGCATTAGCATTAAGTATCGGATTATTTACATCATCCTGCAGTAATAATAATGATGAAAACGAAGGAGATACAATAGCTCCTATAGAAGGGAAATGGAGTATTGTCAAAGTGGGTACCAATGTGAATGGTGTAGAAACATTGACAGATCCACCACAAAATGCAAGTGGTTGTAACCATGATTATATTAACCTAAAGATTGACAATACTTTAGTTTCAGGAGATTATGATTCCACTGTTAGTCAGTGTGCGCTAACAACTACTTCAGGAACTTATTCCAGATCAAGTGATAAACTAACACTTGTTGTCAATGGAACAAGTACAACTTATGACATTGTTAATCTTACACTTACTGATTTGAAATTAAGAAATGGTAATGCTATTTCGGTTTACATCAGATAA
- a CDS encoding DUF1080 domain-containing protein, which produces MKKISLIIAVALFLSLTSFKKNTNHTDDGWIKLLDNDLSKWEMYLSYKHKDGYSGKIPTDTNGKEILPIGYNKNVNNMFTIIQENNEPVLKVSGEYYGCVFTKEKFKNYRLKLKVKFGTKKWEPRTDKLMDAGVLYHSQGEAGVDYWRAWMLSQEFQVMEGHFGDYWNIANAAIDIRAYLPEGAMNAVADESQNFLPFGTHTENSGFCMRKMRAETPNNGWTEMELVCFEGKSLHIINGKVVMVLQNSRYFDGQKFQPLIEGKIQLQSEAGEVFYKDIKIKPIDKMPAEFESYYK; this is translated from the coding sequence ATGAAAAAAATCTCTTTAATAATAGCAGTTGCACTCTTTTTAAGCTTGACTTCATTTAAAAAAAACACCAATCATACAGATGATGGTTGGATAAAATTATTGGACAACGACTTGAGCAAATGGGAGATGTATCTTAGTTACAAACATAAAGATGGATACTCTGGTAAAATTCCAACAGATACAAATGGGAAAGAAATCCTGCCAATTGGTTACAACAAAAATGTAAATAATATGTTTACGATAATTCAGGAAAACAACGAACCTGTACTCAAAGTCTCTGGGGAGTATTATGGTTGCGTTTTTACCAAAGAAAAATTTAAAAACTACCGCTTAAAGCTAAAAGTAAAGTTTGGAACCAAAAAATGGGAACCCAGAACAGATAAACTTATGGATGCAGGTGTACTGTATCACTCACAAGGAGAAGCAGGTGTAGATTATTGGCGTGCCTGGATGCTGTCGCAGGAATTTCAAGTTATGGAAGGGCATTTTGGAGATTACTGGAACATTGCCAATGCAGCAATCGACATCCGGGCGTATCTTCCAGAAGGAGCAATGAATGCTGTGGCAGACGAAAGTCAAAATTTCCTTCCGTTTGGAACACACACAGAAAACTCGGGTTTTTGCATGCGAAAAATGAGAGCTGAGACACCTAATAATGGTTGGACAGAAATGGAATTAGTTTGTTTTGAGGGCAAAAGTCTTCATATTATAAATGGGAAAGTGGTCATGGTTTTACAAAATTCCCGTTATTTTGACGGTCAAAAATTCCAACCCTTAATTGAAGGAAAAATACAATTACAAAGCGAAGCTGGCGAAGTTTTCTACAAAGACATTAAAATAAAGCCAATAGACAAAATGCCTGCGGAGTTTGAGAGCTATTATAAGTAA
- a CDS encoding DUF1501 domain-containing protein, producing the protein MERRKFIKTTAIASTIPLVFNHIPVMASSQIESRSLQLLASAAAGCGKILVIIQMNGGNDGLNTVLPRDKWDELTNARSNILMKETEVLPLHYNETTGLHPAMKEMQQLYNNGKMLIVQGVSYPNPSYSHFRATDIWFTASDSDKTLQSGWLGRALDTVYPSFPAGYPNKDMTDPLAIQIGSTLPFSLQGPKINMAYSVAKPEDLLNVINETSDPAPNSDYGHELTFLRLMKDQSNAYRQTIQKAYNVPKPQSPTYPNKNGLADQLKIVAKLINGGLQTPIYVVNHPKTFDSHENQVLDTDRTLGKQAENLSILSQAIGAFQEDLKLMGKADIVTGMTFSEFGRRIKSNDSSGTDHGSGAPVLFFGAALNTGRGTVEGTANPVSGMIGTSPNLPQNATVNDQVPFQHDFRQIYATIMQDWLCMTEAQSDAVLGGSFEKLPIFKTDKSIYFPNEDFMRIFPNPVTTSQINLQFYNFVNSTVQVTIYTLLGSKIFGNVYAVDGDILSFNTHQILASGTYIVQVIYNGTKFSAKMIVL; encoded by the coding sequence ATGGAAAGAAGAAAATTTATAAAGACAACTGCTATTGCTTCAACAATACCGTTAGTTTTCAATCATATTCCTGTAATGGCTTCTTCTCAAATCGAGAGCAGGAGTTTACAATTACTCGCCAGTGCAGCAGCCGGATGCGGTAAAATATTAGTTATTATTCAGATGAATGGTGGAAATGATGGCTTGAATACCGTTTTACCCAGAGACAAATGGGACGAATTGACTAATGCCCGTTCTAATATTTTGATGAAAGAAACCGAAGTTTTGCCATTGCATTATAACGAAACAACAGGTTTACATCCTGCTATGAAAGAAATGCAACAATTGTACAACAATGGTAAAATGTTGATTGTCCAAGGTGTCTCTTATCCAAATCCAAGTTATAGCCATTTTAGAGCAACTGATATTTGGTTTACTGCCTCAGATAGTGATAAAACATTACAGTCAGGATGGCTCGGAAGAGCATTAGACACTGTATATCCAAGTTTTCCAGCAGGATATCCTAATAAAGATATGACCGATCCATTGGCGATACAAATAGGCTCCACTCTGCCCTTTTCTTTACAGGGCCCAAAAATCAACATGGCTTATAGTGTAGCAAAACCTGAAGATTTATTAAATGTAATTAATGAAACTTCCGATCCTGCACCTAACTCCGATTATGGTCATGAACTCACTTTTTTAAGGCTAATGAAAGATCAGAGTAATGCGTATAGACAGACTATTCAAAAAGCATATAATGTTCCTAAACCACAATCGCCAACTTATCCCAACAAAAATGGACTGGCTGATCAATTAAAAATTGTGGCCAAATTGATTAATGGTGGTTTACAAACTCCGATATATGTAGTAAACCATCCCAAAACTTTTGATAGTCACGAGAATCAAGTTTTGGACACTGATAGAACATTAGGTAAACAAGCTGAAAATTTAAGCATTCTCTCGCAAGCTATAGGCGCTTTTCAAGAGGATTTAAAATTGATGGGCAAAGCCGATATCGTGACAGGAATGACTTTTAGTGAATTTGGACGCAGAATCAAGAGTAATGACAGTTCTGGCACCGATCATGGTTCCGGAGCACCTGTACTCTTTTTTGGAGCTGCATTAAATACAGGCAGAGGAACTGTAGAAGGAACCGCAAACCCCGTTTCGGGCATGATTGGAACTTCTCCAAATTTGCCACAAAATGCAACGGTCAATGACCAAGTTCCTTTCCAACATGATTTCAGACAAATTTATGCAACTATAATGCAAGATTGGTTGTGTATGACTGAAGCACAATCTGATGCAGTATTGGGAGGGTCGTTTGAAAAACTACCGATTTTTAAAACCGATAAATCGATCTATTTCCCAAATGAGGATTTCATGAGGATTTTTCCAAATCCTGTAACAACCAGTCAGATTAATCTTCAGTTTTATAACTTTGTAAACAGTACAGTTCAAGTAACAATTTACACTTTACTAGGGTCTAAAATTTTTGGAAATGTGTATGCTGTTGATGGAGATATTTTGAGTTTTAATACCCATCAAATATTAGCGTCCGGTACTTATATAGTTCAAGTAATTTATAACGGAACAAAATTTTCTGCAAAAATGATTGTGCTATAA
- a CDS encoding STM3941 family protein, with product MIHRIEIPSSKIKLILMLIGVSIFIIGSYYLFQYPERFISYRFKSVEFIKAVGLFNLIFLSLAWIYLPIKLFDKKPGLILDENGIFDNSSAISVGLILWKDIDSIKLIYAVKNRKSSRILLINVHNPEKYIDRSNRFKKMLLNLNNKLYGTPLTIGLSALKYNFERLEKLINQNYELHKEK from the coding sequence ATGATACATAGAATTGAAATTCCATCAAGCAAAATTAAGCTTATTTTAATGCTGATTGGAGTGTCTATTTTTATCATAGGCAGTTATTATCTTTTTCAATATCCAGAACGGTTTATTTCTTACAGATTCAAAAGTGTTGAGTTTATTAAAGCAGTCGGATTATTTAATCTTATTTTTCTAAGCTTAGCATGGATTTATCTTCCAATAAAATTATTTGACAAAAAACCGGGATTAATCCTCGATGAAAATGGAATATTTGACAATTCAAGTGCCATAAGTGTAGGTTTGATATTATGGAAGGACATTGATTCAATTAAGTTAATCTATGCGGTTAAAAACAGAAAATCATCAAGAATTTTGCTAATTAATGTTCATAATCCAGAAAAATATATTGACCGCTCAAATAGATTTAAAAAGATGCTTCTTAATTTAAACAATAAATTATACGGAACCCCTTTAACTATTGGTTTGTCAGCATTAAAATATAATTTTGAAAGGCTTGAAAAATTAATTAATCAAAATTATGAGCTACATAAAGAAAAGTAG
- a CDS encoding M1 family aminopeptidase: MKKCFLLIVQILMISAYAQKSTNQTSDIAQLEQKMATKKMNLTVNPNTQNYDLTYQKLQFTVDPTNYYISGIVTSTFKALSPISTVTFDLTNQLTVSTVTQNGVSAPFTQNANNELVITLPTAINTGSSTTVEIRYAGTPANGEQAFITTTHDTTPILYTLSEPYGARDWWPCKQDLNDKIDAIDVYITAPSQYVSVSNGVEPEAPIINGTNKTTHFHHSYPIPAYLVAIAVTNYSVYNQTGGTVPNQYPIINYIYPETLESVKTQLDQTPLILNLYESLFEIYPFHAEKYGHAQFQWGGGMEHTTVSFMYSFERDLIAHEMAHQWFGDKITCGTWNDIWLNEGFATYVAALVIENFDGQNSFISEKNKMISNITSKPNGAVFVTDAELSDTDRIFSSRLTYNKGAMVLNMLRFKLGDALFFEGVKNYLKDLNLAYKYAKTADLKSHLEAVYGSSLTEFFNDWIYNQGYPTYTITAQNLGGGQAKFTISQTQSDPSVSFFEMPVPIRVFGTGGQQLDLVLNNSVNDESFTESVPFTITSITFDPEKNIISKSNTVTLSRKKFELTSAQLFLNPTNNVLSLDIPSGITIEKVQFHNITGQKISATNALTTWDISSWASGIYFMTVKTNAGSQQLKFVKQ; the protein is encoded by the coding sequence ATGAAGAAATGCTTCTTGTTGATTGTACAGATTTTGATGATTTCGGCTTATGCCCAAAAAAGCACAAACCAAACATCAGATATTGCCCAACTGGAGCAAAAGATGGCGACTAAAAAAATGAATTTAACCGTCAATCCCAATACACAAAACTATGATCTTACCTATCAAAAACTGCAATTTACTGTAGATCCAACCAATTATTATATTTCGGGAATAGTGACTAGTACTTTTAAAGCATTGTCTCCTATTTCCACAGTTACTTTTGATTTAACTAATCAATTAACAGTAAGTACCGTTACCCAAAATGGAGTTTCGGCACCCTTTACACAAAACGCTAATAACGAATTGGTGATTACTTTACCAACTGCTATAAATACGGGGTCTTCGACAACAGTTGAGATTAGGTATGCAGGAACTCCTGCCAATGGCGAACAAGCTTTTATCACAACCACACACGATACCACTCCTATTTTATACACTTTATCAGAACCTTATGGGGCGCGTGATTGGTGGCCATGCAAACAAGATTTAAATGACAAAATAGATGCAATAGATGTCTATATTACAGCTCCATCGCAATATGTAAGTGTTTCTAATGGAGTTGAACCAGAGGCTCCTATAATTAATGGAACCAACAAAACAACTCATTTTCATCACAGCTATCCTATCCCTGCATATTTAGTTGCAATAGCAGTAACAAATTATAGTGTATACAACCAAACTGGAGGAACTGTACCCAATCAATATCCCATAATTAATTACATCTATCCAGAAACCTTAGAATCTGTAAAAACACAATTAGATCAAACGCCTTTAATTTTAAATTTATACGAAAGCCTATTTGAAATCTATCCTTTCCATGCCGAAAAATACGGTCATGCCCAGTTCCAATGGGGTGGCGGAATGGAACATACTACAGTTTCTTTTATGTATAGCTTTGAAAGAGACTTAATAGCGCACGAAATGGCACATCAATGGTTTGGTGACAAAATCACTTGTGGAACTTGGAACGATATTTGGCTCAACGAAGGTTTTGCCACTTATGTTGCGGCTTTGGTTATTGAAAACTTTGATGGCCAAAACTCTTTTATTTCCGAAAAGAACAAAATGATTAGTAACATTACCTCCAAACCTAATGGAGCCGTGTTTGTCACTGATGCCGAACTTTCAGATACTGATAGAATTTTCAGCTCTCGATTAACGTATAATAAAGGGGCTATGGTACTAAATATGCTCCGTTTTAAATTAGGAGATGCTTTATTTTTCGAGGGTGTAAAAAATTATCTAAAAGATTTAAATCTTGCCTATAAATATGCTAAAACGGCTGATTTAAAATCACACCTGGAAGCAGTTTATGGAAGCAGTTTGACCGAATTTTTCAATGACTGGATATACAATCAAGGGTACCCAACCTATACAATAACCGCTCAAAATTTAGGTGGTGGTCAAGCTAAATTTACAATCAGCCAAACACAATCAGATCCTTCGGTTTCTTTTTTTGAGATGCCTGTCCCAATTCGTGTTTTTGGAACTGGGGGACAGCAATTGGATTTGGTTTTAAACAATAGTGTCAATGATGAAAGTTTTACTGAAAGCGTTCCTTTTACAATTACAAGCATCACTTTTGACCCTGAAAAAAATATTATTTCCAAAAGTAACACAGTAACTTTATCACGCAAAAAATTTGAATTGACTTCAGCTCAGTTATTTCTAAACCCAACTAACAACGTGCTTTCACTTGATATTCCTAGTGGAATAACTATCGAAAAAGTACAATTTCACAATATCACAGGTCAAAAAATAAGTGCAACAAACGCATTAACTACTTGGGATATTAGCTCTTGGGCATCGGGTATTTATTTCATGACAGTAAAGACAAATGCTGGGTCACAACAATTGAAATTTGTAAAGCAATAA
- a CDS encoding DUF1800 family protein: MGNITLTRRALFSKLLKSLLINAQEKDPLFEKYSRKIYTGRRYSSLTNPKKNLTGKSDSETERVINVTSGLALYTGTWSTSEALHLLRRTGYGFKKTDVDTVLGLGMNQAVDLILTIDNTPPAPPVNHYENEKPDENGLPYGADWTNNAFSTNDIGSDTNSNRTSGLSSWSLGLAFNQDITIREKMTLFWYHFIPVDFEFIKQSSNEFCNSNSARICYKYMKMFRDNATGNYKTLIRNMATQPAMMFYLNNQANTKTAPDENFAREVMELFTLGKDEASQYTEADVIQAAKVLTGWRVQNLNTTTEATNFVDNLHDTGTKKFSPFFNNTSIPNTGAGELDLFIDMIFSKSKVVSEYICRRLYRFFVYYDIDANIEANVIVPLAQHFVANNWNILPVLDKLLKSEHFFDMANRGVYIKSPLDIIVGTMRTFNVNYNVEDSTNYEAQYHLWNQFNYAMYDMQQSIGAIPNVAGWQAFYQKPSFHEYWINSNSIQRRYGLIEYLFYGFDIEKNGVTTRMEVDVIAFVKQFSNAICEDPNLLVNECIQYLVPIDFSLNAKNAIKTQTLLTGQDSDKYWSGAWKSYISNPNEMTLSIVKTRIRSLLLTIVEFAEYQLM; the protein is encoded by the coding sequence ATGGGAAACATCACTCTAACTAGACGAGCCTTATTTTCTAAATTACTAAAAAGTCTATTGATAAATGCTCAGGAAAAAGATCCTTTATTCGAAAAATACTCTCGTAAAATCTATACTGGACGTCGTTATTCGTCCTTAACTAATCCAAAGAAAAATCTAACTGGAAAATCAGATTCAGAAACTGAACGAGTAATAAATGTCACCAGTGGGCTTGCACTATATACAGGTACATGGTCAACTTCAGAAGCTTTGCATTTATTAAGAAGAACTGGTTATGGATTCAAAAAAACTGATGTTGATACGGTTCTAGGCCTTGGCATGAATCAAGCTGTAGATTTGATTTTAACCATTGACAATACTCCACCAGCACCTCCAGTAAATCATTACGAAAACGAAAAGCCAGACGAAAACGGGCTGCCTTATGGAGCAGACTGGACAAATAATGCTTTTTCAACTAATGACATTGGAAGCGATACTAATAGCAATCGTACATCTGGTTTGAGTTCTTGGTCATTAGGACTTGCCTTTAATCAAGACATTACTATTCGTGAGAAGATGACACTTTTTTGGTATCATTTCATTCCTGTTGATTTTGAATTTATAAAGCAATCTTCTAATGAATTTTGTAATTCCAATTCGGCTAGAATTTGCTACAAATACATGAAAATGTTCCGGGATAATGCCACAGGAAATTACAAAACATTGATACGTAACATGGCTACTCAGCCTGCTATGATGTTTTATCTTAACAATCAAGCCAATACTAAAACAGCTCCAGACGAAAATTTTGCGAGAGAAGTTATGGAACTTTTTACACTCGGAAAAGATGAAGCCAGCCAATACACAGAAGCCGATGTTATCCAAGCTGCAAAAGTCCTAACAGGATGGAGAGTTCAAAATTTGAACACCACTACCGAAGCAACGAATTTCGTTGATAATTTGCATGATACTGGGACCAAGAAATTTTCGCCCTTTTTTAACAATACCTCGATTCCAAATACTGGTGCTGGAGAATTGGATTTATTTATTGATATGATTTTTTCTAAATCAAAAGTTGTATCCGAATATATTTGCCGTCGATTGTATCGTTTCTTCGTTTATTATGATATTGATGCTAACATTGAAGCGAATGTCATAGTTCCTTTAGCTCAACATTTTGTGGCCAATAATTGGAATATTTTACCCGTTTTGGACAAACTGCTTAAGAGTGAACACTTTTTTGATATGGCCAATAGAGGTGTCTATATCAAATCGCCATTAGACATTATTGTGGGAACCATGCGTACTTTCAACGTTAATTACAATGTGGAAGATTCAACCAATTATGAAGCCCAATATCATCTTTGGAACCAATTTAATTATGCTATGTATGATATGCAGCAATCCATTGGAGCTATTCCAAATGTAGCGGGCTGGCAGGCATTTTATCAAAAACCTTCTTTTCATGAATATTGGATAAATTCGAATTCCATCCAAAGACGTTATGGTCTGATCGAATATTTATTTTATGGTTTTGATATAGAAAAAAATGGAGTAACCACCAGAATGGAAGTTGATGTTATAGCCTTTGTTAAACAATTTTCAAATGCTATCTGCGAAGACCCTAATTTATTGGTAAATGAATGCATTCAGTATTTAGTGCCAATAGATTTCAGTTTGAATGCTAAAAATGCGATCAAAACACAAACACTCTTAACAGGTCAGGATTCAGATAAATATTGGTCAGGGGCTTGGAAATCGTACATCAGCAATCCAAATGAAATGACCCTCTCGATTGTAAAAACAAGAATTCGAAGTTTATTACTCACTATTGTTGAATTTGCTGAATATCAGTTAATGTAA
- a CDS encoding outer membrane beta-barrel protein — MKKFILIIAFGFISNSIFAQNPLKEGQTQLNAGVGISGWGVPVYFGLDYGISKDWSLGGQLSFQTDDSGYHGYHYDSSAIGIGINGNYHFNRILDIPSNFDFYAGPSLTYYIWNYDDYNDYPHPDNDALGLGLQVGGRYFFNDTFGINLEFGGNTGTSGAKFGVTFKL; from the coding sequence ATGAAAAAATTTATTCTAATTATTGCTTTTGGTTTTATATCAAATAGCATATTTGCTCAAAACCCTTTAAAAGAAGGTCAAACGCAATTAAACGCTGGTGTAGGAATATCTGGCTGGGGAGTTCCAGTATATTTTGGACTTGATTATGGAATTTCTAAAGATTGGTCTCTTGGAGGTCAGCTTTCTTTTCAAACAGATGATAGCGGTTACCATGGTTACCATTATGATTCATCTGCAATTGGAATAGGAATTAATGGAAATTATCATTTCAATAGAATATTGGATATTCCAAGTAATTTTGACTTTTATGCAGGACCAAGTCTTACGTATTACATCTGGAATTACGATGATTACAATGACTACCCACATCCGGACAATGATGCTTTAGGTCTAGGTTTACAAGTAGGTGGTCGTTATTTCTTTAATGATACATTTGGTATTAATTTAGAATTTGGAGGAAACACAGGAACTAGTGGTGCTAAATTTGGAGTAACCTTTAAATTGTAA